One region of Esox lucius isolate fEsoLuc1 chromosome 17, fEsoLuc1.pri, whole genome shotgun sequence genomic DNA includes:
- the LOC105025462 gene encoding dnaJ homolog subfamily C member 11 isoform X2: MSTQNTGRRRGRFIAKMAAALDDELELDNQDYYSLLNVRKEATQDELKASYRRLCMLYHPDKHRDPELKSQAEQLFNQVHQAYEVLSDPQSRAIYDIFGKKGLEVEGWEIVERKRTPAEIREEYERLQREREERRLQQRTNPKGTISVGVDATDLFDRYEEDFEEMPGGGFPHMEINKMHISQSIEAPLTNSDTAMLSGSLSTHNGNGGGNINMTVRRVTSAKGWGELEFGAGDILGPLFGMKVFRNLTPRCFLTAQCGIQFSSRGVRPSCSLMTARHLDQNTMGYLQWRWGPHSSMTTSVVRDTKTSHFTLALQLGVPHSYLMMSYQYKFQDEDQTKVKGSVKTGWFGTVVEYGAERKISRHSVLAATVSIGVPQGVTLKIRLSRANQTYLFPIHLTDQLLPSAVFYATVGPLLVYMAIHRLVVIPYTRAQKQQDLDLQRKSSEVDIAKKKQEAESAVLLMQESVKRIIEGEESKMGLIILNAWYGKFVTDNSRRQERAQVIDVTVPLQCLVKDSKLLLTEASKAGLPGFYDPCVGEEKSLKLLYQFRGVMHQVLSADTEALRIPKQSHRIDAVA, translated from the exons ATGAGCACACAGAACACTGGCCGGAGGCGGGGTCGATTCATTGCAAAGATGGCGGCGGCCTTAGACGATGAATTAGAGTTGGATAACCAAGACTATTATTCTCTTCTCAACGTCAGGAAAGAG GCCACTCAAGATGAGTTAAAGGCCTCTTATAGGAGGTTATGTATGCTGTACcacccagacaaacacagagacccaGAGCTCAAGAGCCAAGCAGAGCAGCTATTCAACCAGGTGCACCAGGCCTATGAGG TGTTAAGTGACCCACAGTCCAGAGCAATCTATGACATCTTTGGGAAGAAAGGCCTGGAAGTGGAGGGCTGGGAG attgttgAGAGGAAGAGGACACCAGCAGAGATCCGTGAGGAGTATGAGAggctacagagagagagagaggagaggcggCTACAGCAGAGGACCAACCCCAAG GGGACAATCAGTGTGGGAGTGGACGCCACAGACCTGTTTGATCGTTATGAGGAGGACTTTGAGGAGATGCCTGGTGGAGGATTCCCTCACATGGAGATCAACAAGATGCACATCTCCCAGTCTATAgag GCCCCATTGACAAACTCCGACACCGCAATGCTGTCTGgctctctgtccacacacaaTGGAAATGGAGGAGGCAACATTAACATGACAGTGCGCCGGGTGACGTCTGCCAAGGGCTGGGGAGAG TTGGAGTTTGGTGCGGGGGACATCCTGGGTCCTCTGTTTGGGATGAAGGTGTTTCGTAACCTGACTCCACGATG TTTCCTGACGGCTCAGTGTGGTATTCAGTTCTCCTCCCGCGGTGTTCGTCCCAGCTGTTCGTTAATGACAGCGCGCCATCTGGACCAGAACACTATGGGTTACCTGCAGTGGCGATGGGGACCGCACAGCTCCATGACAACTAGTGTGGTCCGGGACACCAAGACCAGCCATTTCACATTGGCCCTGCAg cTGGGTGTGCCTCACTCCTACCTGATGATGAGTTACCAGTACAAATTCCAGGATGAGGACCAGACCAAGGTCAAGGGATCTGTCAA gactgGTTGGTTTGGTACAGTGGTGGAGTATGGAGCAGAGAGGAAGATTAGTCGTCACAGTGTCCTGGCTGCTACTGTCAGCATCGGAGTCCCACAGGGAGTCACACTGAAAATCAG GTTGTCTCGTGCCAACCAGACCTACCTGTTCCCCATCCACCTGACTGACCAGCTGCTGCCCAGTGCTGTGTTCTATGCCACCGTGGGCCCCCTACTGGTCTACATGGCCATACACAGACTGGTCGTTATAccatacacacgcgcacagaaACAACA AGACCTGGACCTCCAGAGAAAGAGCTCAGAAGTCGACATTGCCAAGAAGAAACAAGAGGCTGAGTCAGCT GTTCTGTTGATGCAGGAGTCTGTGAAGAGAATCATTGAGGGGGAGGAGTCAAAGATGG GTCTGATCATCCTGAATGCTTGGTATGGGAAGTTTGTAACAGACAACAGCAGGCGCCAGGAGAGAGCCCAGGTTATAGACGTCACCGTCCCTCTGCAGTGCCTGGTTAAGGACTCCAAACTCCTACTTACGGAGGCCTCCAAG gccGGGCTGCCAGGTTTCTATGACCCGTGCGTAGGTGAGGAGAAGAGTCTGAAGCTGCTTTATCAGTTCAGGGGTGTTATGCACCAAGTCCTCTCAGCAGACACTGAGGCCCTACGAATACCCAAGCAGT CTCACAGAATCGACGCCGTGGCATAG
- the LOC105025462 gene encoding dnaJ homolog subfamily C member 11 isoform X1: protein MTGCLDSAWPHGAASAQPHRPMSTQNTGRRRGRFIAKMAAALDDELELDNQDYYSLLNVRKEATQDELKASYRRLCMLYHPDKHRDPELKSQAEQLFNQVHQAYEVLSDPQSRAIYDIFGKKGLEVEGWEIVERKRTPAEIREEYERLQREREERRLQQRTNPKGTISVGVDATDLFDRYEEDFEEMPGGGFPHMEINKMHISQSIEAPLTNSDTAMLSGSLSTHNGNGGGNINMTVRRVTSAKGWGELEFGAGDILGPLFGMKVFRNLTPRCFLTAQCGIQFSSRGVRPSCSLMTARHLDQNTMGYLQWRWGPHSSMTTSVVRDTKTSHFTLALQLGVPHSYLMMSYQYKFQDEDQTKVKGSVKTGWFGTVVEYGAERKISRHSVLAATVSIGVPQGVTLKIRLSRANQTYLFPIHLTDQLLPSAVFYATVGPLLVYMAIHRLVVIPYTRAQKQQDLDLQRKSSEVDIAKKKQEAESAVLLMQESVKRIIEGEESKMGLIILNAWYGKFVTDNSRRQERAQVIDVTVPLQCLVKDSKLLLTEASKAGLPGFYDPCVGEEKSLKLLYQFRGVMHQVLSADTEALRIPKQSHRIDAVA from the exons ATGACAGGATGTCTGGATTCCGCCTGGCCACACGGCGCCGCTAGTGCACAGCCACACAGACCAATGAGCACACAGAACACTGGCCGGAGGCGGGGTCGATTCATTGCAAAGATGGCGGCGGCCTTAGACGATGAATTAGAGTTGGATAACCAAGACTATTATTCTCTTCTCAACGTCAGGAAAGAG GCCACTCAAGATGAGTTAAAGGCCTCTTATAGGAGGTTATGTATGCTGTACcacccagacaaacacagagacccaGAGCTCAAGAGCCAAGCAGAGCAGCTATTCAACCAGGTGCACCAGGCCTATGAGG TGTTAAGTGACCCACAGTCCAGAGCAATCTATGACATCTTTGGGAAGAAAGGCCTGGAAGTGGAGGGCTGGGAG attgttgAGAGGAAGAGGACACCAGCAGAGATCCGTGAGGAGTATGAGAggctacagagagagagagaggagaggcggCTACAGCAGAGGACCAACCCCAAG GGGACAATCAGTGTGGGAGTGGACGCCACAGACCTGTTTGATCGTTATGAGGAGGACTTTGAGGAGATGCCTGGTGGAGGATTCCCTCACATGGAGATCAACAAGATGCACATCTCCCAGTCTATAgag GCCCCATTGACAAACTCCGACACCGCAATGCTGTCTGgctctctgtccacacacaaTGGAAATGGAGGAGGCAACATTAACATGACAGTGCGCCGGGTGACGTCTGCCAAGGGCTGGGGAGAG TTGGAGTTTGGTGCGGGGGACATCCTGGGTCCTCTGTTTGGGATGAAGGTGTTTCGTAACCTGACTCCACGATG TTTCCTGACGGCTCAGTGTGGTATTCAGTTCTCCTCCCGCGGTGTTCGTCCCAGCTGTTCGTTAATGACAGCGCGCCATCTGGACCAGAACACTATGGGTTACCTGCAGTGGCGATGGGGACCGCACAGCTCCATGACAACTAGTGTGGTCCGGGACACCAAGACCAGCCATTTCACATTGGCCCTGCAg cTGGGTGTGCCTCACTCCTACCTGATGATGAGTTACCAGTACAAATTCCAGGATGAGGACCAGACCAAGGTCAAGGGATCTGTCAA gactgGTTGGTTTGGTACAGTGGTGGAGTATGGAGCAGAGAGGAAGATTAGTCGTCACAGTGTCCTGGCTGCTACTGTCAGCATCGGAGTCCCACAGGGAGTCACACTGAAAATCAG GTTGTCTCGTGCCAACCAGACCTACCTGTTCCCCATCCACCTGACTGACCAGCTGCTGCCCAGTGCTGTGTTCTATGCCACCGTGGGCCCCCTACTGGTCTACATGGCCATACACAGACTGGTCGTTATAccatacacacgcgcacagaaACAACA AGACCTGGACCTCCAGAGAAAGAGCTCAGAAGTCGACATTGCCAAGAAGAAACAAGAGGCTGAGTCAGCT GTTCTGTTGATGCAGGAGTCTGTGAAGAGAATCATTGAGGGGGAGGAGTCAAAGATGG GTCTGATCATCCTGAATGCTTGGTATGGGAAGTTTGTAACAGACAACAGCAGGCGCCAGGAGAGAGCCCAGGTTATAGACGTCACCGTCCCTCTGCAGTGCCTGGTTAAGGACTCCAAACTCCTACTTACGGAGGCCTCCAAG gccGGGCTGCCAGGTTTCTATGACCCGTGCGTAGGTGAGGAGAAGAGTCTGAAGCTGCTTTATCAGTTCAGGGGTGTTATGCACCAAGTCCTCTCAGCAGACACTGAGGCCCTACGAATACCCAAGCAGT CTCACAGAATCGACGCCGTGGCATAG